Proteins co-encoded in one Acidovorax sp. 69 genomic window:
- a CDS encoding NAD(P)/FAD-dependent oxidoreductase translates to MTTTTPATPPTTTTTATATATATAYDAIVIGGSFAGLSAAMQLARARRRVCVVDAGAPRNRFAAASHGFFGQDGEPPLAMIEQARAKLLAYPTVMLVQGTVVSATALHSTPSAPSAPSRTGRNDEEAAAQGAATPANAHGGFDVVLQDGSRLTAKKLVLAFGVADELPQIAGLRERWGASVLHCPYCHGYEFAGQRLGVLYHSPQSGMHAQLIADWGPTTLFLNGETTLEDSERTRLLALGIAIEPARIAALEGAGTTLQLIRVAEGASNGAGVDRTVPVDALYIAPVTRPASPLAEQLGCALDDGMTGPVIRVDANKMTTVPGVYAAGDLSLARHNATLASAEGVLAGVGAHQAMVFNT, encoded by the coding sequence ATGACGACGACAACACCAGCGACCCCACCAACAACGACAACGACAGCGACAGCGACAGCGACAGCGACAGCGTATGACGCCATCGTGATTGGCGGCAGCTTTGCGGGCCTGTCGGCCGCGATGCAACTGGCGCGGGCGCGGCGGCGCGTGTGCGTGGTGGATGCAGGCGCGCCGCGCAACCGTTTTGCAGCCGCATCGCACGGCTTTTTTGGGCAAGACGGCGAGCCGCCGCTGGCGATGATTGAGCAGGCGCGCGCCAAGCTGTTGGCTTACCCCACGGTGATGCTGGTGCAGGGCACGGTGGTGTCTGCCACGGCACTACACAGCACGCCCAGCGCCCCCAGCGCCCCCAGCCGCACCGGCCGAAACGATGAAGAGGCCGCAGCGCAAGGCGCAGCCACACCCGCCAACGCGCATGGCGGCTTTGACGTGGTGTTGCAAGACGGATCGCGACTGACCGCGAAAAAGCTGGTGCTGGCGTTTGGCGTGGCCGATGAATTGCCGCAGATTGCAGGCCTGCGCGAGCGCTGGGGCGCCAGCGTGCTGCACTGCCCGTATTGCCACGGCTATGAATTTGCGGGCCAGCGGCTGGGCGTGCTGTACCACTCGCCGCAATCGGGCATGCACGCGCAGCTGATTGCAGACTGGGGCCCCACCACCCTCTTCTTGAATGGCGAAACCACGCTGGAAGACAGCGAACGCACGCGGCTGCTGGCGCTGGGCATTGCCATTGAGCCTGCGCGCATTGCGGCGCTAGAAGGCGCTGGCACCACGCTGCAGCTCATCCGCGTGGCAGAGGGCGCCAGCAACGGTGCGGGAGTTGACCGCACCGTGCCGGTGGATGCGCTGTACATAGCCCCTGTCACCCGCCCCGCCAGCCCGCTGGCCGAGCAATTGGGCTGCGCGTTGGACGATGGAATGACGGGCCCCGTGATACGCGTGGATGCCAACAAGATGACCACCGTGCCGGGCGTGTACGCGGCGGGCGATTTGTCATTGGCGCGGCACAACGCCACCCTGGCATCGGCCGAGGGCGTGCTGGCGGGGGTGGGCGCGCACCAAGCGATGGTGTTCAACACCTGA
- a CDS encoding MBL fold metallo-hydrolase, with protein sequence MFRTTLIAATLSLAFAGAQAAQPLQIKVYNADGNSFNVNSTLVYGEKEAMVIDAGFTRADALRIAANVLDSGKELKTIYVSQADPDYYFGAETLKAFFPQAEVVTTPAVLEKINAKLAGKLAFWGPKMGANAPRTPVLPKAISGNTLMVDGQTVEIRGTTGLLAHRPYAWIPSVKAVVGNIGVFGNLHVWTADTQTVAERSAWVAQLDDMAALQPTVVVPGHMLPGTTLDVTAVTYTKGYLQAFEKNAAATKTGAELIDAMKKAYPAAPMGLSLDIGAKVNKGEMKW encoded by the coding sequence ATGTTCCGCACCACCCTCATCGCCGCCACCTTGTCGCTCGCCTTCGCAGGCGCCCAGGCTGCCCAGCCCTTGCAGATCAAGGTATATAACGCCGACGGCAACAGCTTTAACGTGAACTCCACGCTGGTCTATGGCGAGAAAGAAGCCATGGTCATCGACGCAGGTTTTACCCGCGCCGACGCGCTGCGCATTGCCGCCAACGTGCTCGACAGCGGCAAAGAGCTCAAAACCATTTACGTGAGCCAGGCCGACCCGGACTACTACTTTGGCGCCGAGACGCTCAAGGCGTTTTTCCCCCAAGCCGAAGTGGTGACCACCCCCGCTGTGCTGGAGAAGATCAACGCCAAGCTCGCAGGCAAGCTCGCTTTTTGGGGCCCCAAGATGGGCGCCAACGCACCGCGCACGCCCGTACTGCCCAAGGCCATCAGCGGCAACACGCTGATGGTCGACGGCCAGACGGTCGAGATCCGTGGCACCACCGGCCTGCTGGCGCACCGCCCCTATGCGTGGATTCCATCGGTGAAGGCCGTGGTGGGCAACATTGGCGTGTTTGGCAACCTGCATGTGTGGACGGCCGACACCCAAACCGTGGCCGAGCGCAGCGCCTGGGTGGCCCAGCTCGACGACATGGCCGCCCTGCAGCCCACCGTGGTCGTGCCCGGCCACATGCTGCCCGGCACTACGCTGGATGTGACCGCGGTGACCTACACCAAGGGCTACCTGCAAGCGTTTGAGAAAAACGCTGCCGCCACCAAGACGGGCGCCGAGTTGATCGACGCGATGAAAAAGGCCTACCCCGCAGCACCCATGGGCCTGTCGCTGGACATTGGCGCCAAGGTGAACAAGGGCGAGATGAAGTGGTAA
- a CDS encoding LysR family transcriptional regulator — protein sequence MNYPDFQIDWLRALVAVVDAGSLSGAAPLVHRSQSAVSMQIKKLETALGRPVLLRGPRHLEVTPAGAELLSYARRMLELQAETQAAMFGPQLAGRVRLGVPDDYASTYLTPVLRSFSHRYQGVEIELTCEQSTSLIPRVVRGELDLALVSRDKPQRGHFLFEEPLVWVGAAQFDVWRRDPLPLAVYEATSMARTATLKALAARRRGYRIVYHSSSLAGQLAAVESGLAVAVLTRCSVPANLQILQNLPAEFDLPALDSMNVAVLRSKASHRVPAVDAMYEQMVRTLSG from the coding sequence ATGAACTACCCCGACTTTCAAATCGACTGGCTGCGTGCCTTGGTGGCGGTGGTGGATGCGGGTTCGCTGTCTGGCGCGGCGCCGCTGGTGCACCGCTCGCAATCAGCGGTCAGCATGCAGATCAAGAAGCTGGAGACCGCGCTGGGCCGCCCGGTGCTGCTGCGCGGCCCGCGCCACCTGGAGGTGACGCCTGCCGGGGCAGAGCTGCTGTCGTACGCGCGCCGCATGCTGGAGCTGCAGGCCGAAACACAGGCCGCAATGTTTGGCCCGCAGCTGGCGGGGCGCGTGCGACTGGGCGTGCCCGACGACTACGCCAGCACCTACCTCACGCCGGTGCTGCGCAGCTTTTCGCACCGGTACCAGGGGGTGGAGATTGAGCTGACGTGTGAGCAATCGACCTCACTCATCCCGCGTGTGGTGCGTGGCGAGCTGGACTTGGCGCTGGTGTCGCGCGACAAGCCGCAGCGGGGGCACTTTTTGTTTGAAGAACCGCTGGTGTGGGTGGGCGCGGCGCAGTTTGACGTGTGGCGGCGCGACCCGCTGCCGCTGGCGGTGTACGAAGCCACCAGCATGGCCCGCACGGCCACGCTGAAAGCACTGGCGGCGCGGCGGCGCGGCTACCGCATCGTGTACCACAGCTCCAGTCTGGCGGGGCAGCTGGCAGCGGTGGAAAGCGGCCTGGCCGTGGCCGTGCTCACGCGCTGCAGCGTGCCCGCCAACTTGCAGATTTTGCAGAACCTGCCCGCTGAGTTTGACCTGCCAGCGCTGGACTCCATGAACGTGGCGGTGCTGCGCAGCAAGGCGTCACACCGCGTGCCTGCGGTGGATGCGATGTATGAGCAGATGGTGCGGACGCTGTCAGGTTAA
- a CDS encoding DMT family transporter, with protein MNTATNTTLGDPVVASERSGQGLMISGGVLLGTVGVFVEEAGQHPLITVWFRCVFGAMALLAWCLATGRGRELLLQGRSRWVACATGVLMVVNWALFFAAIPRTSIAVATVIFHVQPIWVIVFGALFLREAVSRSQWLATVAALGGLVLTTGLLDGTAASSNTGTSIGIGSSYMAGVLMCLGGSLCYAGVTLLANTQKSVSPFAMALWQCLVGAVALAWAPFVLGWPPLGAAWGWLLGLGVLHTGLAYVVLFAGMSRLGLGRIAVLQFVYPLTAVLVDWAVYGRTLSPVQLAGVVLMAAALWTIRRPGASPVVPARA; from the coding sequence ATGAACACCGCCACCAATACCACGTTGGGCGATCCTGTCGTTGCCAGTGAGCGCAGCGGCCAGGGACTCATGATCTCTGGCGGCGTGCTGCTGGGCACCGTCGGCGTGTTTGTCGAAGAAGCGGGCCAGCACCCGCTCATCACCGTGTGGTTTCGCTGTGTGTTTGGCGCGATGGCGCTGCTGGCCTGGTGCCTGGCCACCGGGCGCGGGCGCGAGCTGCTGCTCCAAGGCCGCAGCCGCTGGGTGGCGTGCGCCACGGGCGTGCTGATGGTGGTGAACTGGGCGCTGTTTTTTGCCGCCATACCGCGCACGTCCATCGCCGTGGCCACGGTGATTTTTCATGTGCAGCCCATCTGGGTCATCGTGTTTGGCGCGCTGTTTCTGCGCGAGGCGGTGTCGCGCAGCCAGTGGCTGGCCACGGTAGCCGCGCTGGGTGGGCTGGTGCTGACCACGGGCTTGCTCGACGGCACCGCAGCCAGCAGCAACACCGGCACAAGCATCGGCATCGGAAGCAGCTACATGGCCGGCGTGCTGATGTGCCTGGGTGGCTCGCTCTGCTATGCGGGTGTGACGCTGCTGGCCAACACGCAAAAATCCGTCAGCCCGTTTGCCATGGCGCTGTGGCAGTGCCTGGTAGGCGCCGTGGCGCTGGCCTGGGCACCGTTTGTGCTGGGCTGGCCACCGCTGGGCGCTGCGTGGGGCTGGCTGCTGGGCCTGGGTGTGCTGCACACCGGGCTGGCGTATGTGGTGCTGTTTGCTGGCATGTCGCGCCTGGGGTTGGGGCGCATCGCCGTGCTGCAGTTTGTGTACCCGCTCACCGCCGTGCTGGTGGACTGGGCCGTGTACGGCCGCACCCTGAGCCCTGTGCAATTGGCCGGTGTGGTGTTGATGGCCGCCGCGCTGTGGACGATTCGGCGGCCCGGCGCTTCACCAGTGGTGCCAGCGCGGGCTTGA
- a CDS encoding DsbA family protein, translated as MSTTLTYLFDPLCGWCYAAAPALARLRATPGVHVALAPTGLFAGAGARPMDAQFAAYAWSNDQRIEKLTGQPFTQAYRDRILGAAEGRFDSGPATLALTAVAETEAERELYVLHALQRARYVDGRDTADAQVLADVLTALGLADAAAKVLSPDAALRGAMAERVSKAQATMHTVGARGVPQLVVTGQGGALRLIGGDALLGPHEGLLAQVLAG; from the coding sequence ATGTCCACCACGCTGACTTATCTGTTTGACCCCTTGTGCGGCTGGTGCTATGCCGCCGCACCGGCACTGGCGCGCCTTCGGGCCACGCCGGGCGTGCATGTGGCGCTGGCGCCCACCGGCCTGTTCGCAGGTGCCGGTGCCCGGCCCATGGATGCCCAGTTCGCCGCGTATGCGTGGTCCAACGACCAGCGCATCGAAAAGCTCACGGGCCAGCCATTCACCCAGGCCTATCGCGACCGCATTCTGGGCGCCGCGGAAGGCCGCTTTGACTCAGGCCCCGCCACGCTGGCACTCACCGCTGTGGCCGAGACAGAGGCAGAGCGCGAGCTGTATGTTTTGCATGCCCTGCAGCGCGCCCGTTATGTGGATGGCCGCGACACGGCCGACGCGCAGGTGCTGGCCGATGTGTTGACGGCCCTGGGCCTGGCCGATGCGGCTGCAAAGGTGCTCTCGCCCGATGCCGCATTGCGCGGCGCCATGGCCGAACGTGTTTCCAAAGCCCAGGCCACCATGCACACCGTGGGAGCGCGGGGCGTGCCGCAATTGGTGGTTACAGGGCAGGGCGGGGCGTTGCGTTTGATAGGCGGCGACGCTCTGCTGGGGCCGCACGAGGGTTTGCTGGCGCAGGTTTTGGCAGGTTGA
- a CDS encoding Rrf2 family transcriptional regulator, with protein sequence MKRDSRLSNVLHALLHMAEMDGPATSESLAQAMQTNPVVVRRLMAGLRYAGFVTSAKGHGGGWVLSCPLADITLRDIHEALGAPTLLAVGNRVESPGCIVEQAVNRALTDAYQAAEDVLLARLGEVTLAQLSAEFHQRMVAGSHSHQEISHDDDNTSDPTNNDNDSDSDSDSDSV encoded by the coding sequence ATGAAAAGAGATAGCCGCCTTTCCAACGTCCTCCACGCACTGCTGCACATGGCAGAGATGGATGGCCCCGCCACATCTGAATCGCTGGCGCAGGCCATGCAGACCAACCCGGTCGTGGTCCGCCGCCTGATGGCGGGGCTGCGGTATGCGGGGTTTGTCACCTCTGCCAAGGGGCATGGCGGCGGGTGGGTGCTGTCGTGCCCGCTGGCAGACATCACGCTGCGCGACATCCACGAGGCGCTGGGCGCGCCCACGCTGCTGGCGGTGGGGAACCGGGTGGAGAGCCCGGGCTGCATCGTCGAGCAGGCAGTTAACCGCGCGCTGACCGACGCTTACCAAGCCGCCGAGGATGTGCTGCTGGCGCGCCTGGGCGAGGTAACGCTGGCGCAACTTTCAGCCGAATTTCATCAACGCATGGTGGCCGGGAGCCACTCGCACCAGGAGATTTCTCATGACGACGACAACACCAGCGACCCCACCAACAACGACAACGACAGCGACAGCGACAGCGACAGCGACAGCGTATGA
- a CDS encoding type II secretion system protein — protein MNQAFKHPIRHLRSSRQQGFTLVELAVVLAVIGLIIGAVAIGKDVQRNAEYTKVKNKFIDQWEQAYNQYYQRTGVVLGDSQTAPQNMVNGEQYLAAGTRSGRNMTGVTPPNAICRAAAGRGMTRGFTNGTDPDLRALMTRAGIRMPPGRAEGLEDRYVYLDSNGNPQEIQVCFQWNVPLANGSAANAVGDGAGNVMIITGLTPDLARSLDQMIDGKPDEREGRFRRQGVENNAGGSAINGPGQEWQATNRDSIDAAHARDRSFDEDQVAIVTAVFRMNQ, from the coding sequence ATGAACCAAGCATTCAAGCACCCTATCCGCCATCTGCGTTCTTCGCGCCAGCAGGGTTTTACTTTGGTGGAGCTGGCCGTTGTGCTAGCAGTTATCGGACTCATCATCGGAGCGGTGGCCATCGGCAAGGATGTCCAGCGCAATGCTGAATATACGAAAGTCAAGAATAAATTCATTGACCAATGGGAGCAGGCGTACAACCAGTATTACCAGCGCACGGGTGTGGTACTCGGAGACAGCCAGACTGCCCCGCAAAACATGGTGAACGGCGAGCAGTATTTAGCTGCGGGGACCCGATCTGGCCGCAACATGACCGGAGTGACGCCCCCCAACGCGATTTGCCGTGCTGCTGCCGGTCGCGGAATGACGCGGGGGTTTACGAATGGCACGGATCCTGATCTGCGTGCATTGATGACGCGTGCCGGTATTCGCATGCCACCTGGCCGTGCGGAAGGTCTGGAGGATCGTTATGTTTATCTGGACAGCAACGGCAACCCCCAAGAAATCCAGGTTTGCTTTCAGTGGAATGTGCCACTGGCTAACGGGTCTGCAGCCAATGCAGTTGGGGACGGCGCAGGCAATGTGATGATCATCACGGGCCTGACACCAGATTTGGCGCGCTCACTGGACCAGATGATCGATGGCAAGCCTGATGAGCGCGAAGGCAGATTTCGTCGTCAGGGCGTGGAGAACAACGCCGGAGGAAGTGCCATCAATGGGCCAGGCCAAGAATGGCAGGCTACCAACCGCGATTCGATCGATGCAGCGCACGCGCGAGATCGCAGTTTTGATGAAGACCAGGTGGCTATTGTCACGGCCGTCTTCCGGATGAACCAGTAA
- a CDS encoding type II secretion system protein, protein MRSLFSVLPARRTHFFAGPRAAQGGFTLVELAVVLAVIGLIIGAVAIGKDVQRNAEYTKIKNKFIDQWEQAYNQYYQRTGVVVGDNQVAPRIMVNGTAYVATAGNPTSGGDMAAQVAVGAEPVPVCARNPEAGVMRADAPFDIATNNLRLYMTRVGIRMPPGRAEGQEDLYVYTDTNGSPQEVQVCFQWNRPTTPEGAGNVMVISGLTPDLARMLDQMIDGKPDAREGRFRLRGIDNATNNAPGVEWSANNSYGRGAAATTATGAGNTRDEEQVITLTAIYKMNQ, encoded by the coding sequence ATGCGATCACTTTTCTCCGTCCTGCCCGCTCGGCGCACGCATTTTTTCGCTGGCCCCCGAGCTGCGCAGGGTGGTTTCACCTTGGTGGAACTGGCTGTGGTTTTGGCCGTCATCGGTCTGATCATCGGCGCAGTGGCCATTGGCAAAGATGTTCAGCGCAACGCCGAATACACCAAGATCAAGAACAAGTTCATTGACCAGTGGGAGCAGGCCTACAACCAGTATTACCAGCGCACGGGTGTTGTGGTGGGTGACAACCAGGTGGCTCCTCGGATCATGGTCAATGGGACCGCTTACGTGGCGACGGCAGGTAATCCGACTTCAGGTGGAGACATGGCTGCACAGGTTGCCGTGGGCGCTGAGCCTGTGCCGGTGTGTGCGCGGAACCCTGAAGCAGGTGTGATGCGCGCAGATGCACCGTTTGATATTGCGACGAACAATCTTCGTTTGTACATGACGCGAGTTGGCATTCGCATGCCTCCAGGCCGTGCCGAGGGTCAAGAAGATCTCTATGTCTACACCGATACCAACGGCTCCCCGCAGGAAGTGCAGGTGTGCTTTCAATGGAATCGTCCAACCACGCCCGAAGGCGCTGGCAACGTGATGGTCATCTCGGGACTGACGCCTGATCTGGCGCGCATGCTTGACCAGATGATCGATGGCAAGCCGGACGCCAGGGAGGGGCGGTTTCGTCTGCGCGGTATCGACAACGCTACGAACAATGCACCTGGTGTGGAGTGGTCTGCGAACAACAGTTACGGCCGTGGTGCCGCTGCTACCACCGCCACAGGGGCGGGCAACACCCGCGACGAGGAGCAGGTCATTACGTTGACCGCCATTTACAAGATGAATCAGTGA
- a CDS encoding type II secretion system protein, with translation MSRTNSFRRLGHKVQQGFTLVELAIVLAVIGLIIGAVAIAKDVQRNAEYQKAVNKFAYQWKMAYDQYYQRTGVVLGDCQQAPTYMVNGSESEIPAGTSACTRAGSMAVAGIPENFANRGLKICSGQGYTAGQVGVGDAALATQNLRTVMTRAGVRMPPGRGEGHEDRFLYIDSNGNAAEMQVCFQWNTSGTASGAGNVMVIRGLTPDLARFMDQVIDGKPDSREGRFRIQSRPAHNAANEANAPGTQWEANNTEGNNIANTAANSAMVNSDARQAVTNTSGNAGGTATGRTFDEDRVILLTAHWTMEQ, from the coding sequence ATGTCAAGAACCAATTCATTTCGCAGGCTGGGCCACAAGGTTCAGCAGGGTTTCACGCTGGTGGAGCTGGCCATTGTGCTGGCCGTCATTGGCTTGATCATTGGCGCAGTGGCCATTGCCAAAGACGTCCAGCGGAATGCTGAGTACCAGAAGGCCGTCAACAAGTTCGCCTATCAGTGGAAGATGGCCTACGACCAGTATTACCAACGTACAGGTGTTGTCCTGGGCGATTGCCAACAGGCCCCGACCTACATGGTCAACGGCTCTGAATCGGAAATTCCGGCTGGTACCAGCGCCTGTACCCGCGCGGGCTCTATGGCGGTTGCAGGGATTCCAGAGAATTTTGCCAATCGAGGTCTGAAAATCTGCAGCGGACAAGGCTACACCGCGGGTCAGGTTGGCGTGGGCGACGCTGCATTGGCAACGCAGAATCTGCGCACTGTCATGACCCGAGCGGGTGTTCGCATGCCCCCGGGCCGTGGTGAGGGGCATGAAGACCGTTTTCTCTATATCGATTCCAACGGCAATGCGGCAGAGATGCAGGTGTGCTTCCAGTGGAATACCTCGGGCACAGCCAGCGGTGCTGGCAATGTGATGGTGATTCGTGGTCTGACGCCTGACCTGGCCCGTTTTATGGATCAGGTGATTGACGGAAAGCCTGATTCACGGGAAGGCCGCTTTCGCATTCAGAGCCGTCCTGCACACAACGCTGCCAACGAGGCCAATGCTCCAGGTACGCAGTGGGAGGCCAATAATACAGAAGGCAACAACATCGCCAACACCGCTGCCAACAGCGCCATGGTCAATAGCGATGCTCGTCAGGCTGTTACCAACACCAGTGGTAATGCCGGGGGTACTGCCACCGGACGGACTTTCGACGAAGACCGTGTCATTTTGCTTACCGCCCACTGGACGATGGAGCAGTAA
- a CDS encoding endonuclease/exonuclease/phosphatase family protein, with the protein MPEQRFNLSRFISARCQWLVWLCTLGALTAPMSRLLPAQAWPRLQWLVELAAHWQWAYAAVGVLALGALVLLRGQRSGWRLLIAAVALGGCFAWQAGTLQRATQPADDTPVLTVGTANMNLATTDFTALLQWLASADAPDVVMLQEFTQRAQNALESHPEIAARYPHRLLVPQPDPFGLAVLSRHALTRTETLQPHNDLDTLRLRATLAWQGKTVQLAALHPMPPLNAAFAQARDRALMQEALHIQQTGDLGVMAGDLNITPWARGLFAVEAHMRRANSVAPSWPKAWGWLSVLPLDHVLASPGWQVAGSRIGPDLGSDHRPVVVRLAVVP; encoded by the coding sequence ATGCCAGAACAACGTTTCAACCTCTCTCGTTTTATCAGTGCGCGATGCCAATGGCTGGTGTGGCTGTGCACGCTAGGTGCGCTGACGGCGCCGATGTCGCGCCTGCTGCCTGCGCAGGCTTGGCCCCGGCTGCAGTGGCTGGTGGAACTGGCAGCCCATTGGCAATGGGCTTATGCCGCAGTCGGCGTGTTGGCACTGGGTGCACTGGTGCTGCTGCGCGGGCAGCGCAGCGGGTGGCGGCTGCTGATCGCGGCGGTGGCGCTGGGGGGTTGCTTCGCATGGCAGGCGGGCACTTTGCAACGCGCAACCCAACCGGCTGATGACACCCCGGTGTTGACCGTGGGCACGGCCAACATGAACCTGGCAACCACCGATTTCACAGCGCTTTTGCAGTGGCTTGCATCGGCCGATGCGCCCGATGTGGTGATGCTGCAAGAGTTCACCCAGCGGGCGCAAAACGCGCTGGAAAGCCACCCCGAAATTGCGGCCCGCTACCCACACCGGCTGCTGGTGCCGCAGCCCGACCCGTTTGGCCTGGCGGTGCTGTCGCGCCACGCGCTGACCCGCACCGAAACGCTGCAGCCGCACAACGACCTCGACACCCTGCGGCTGCGCGCCACGCTGGCGTGGCAGGGCAAAACCGTGCAATTGGCCGCGCTGCACCCCATGCCGCCGCTGAATGCGGCGTTTGCGCAGGCGCGCGACCGCGCACTGATGCAAGAAGCCCTGCACATTCAGCAAACGGGCGACCTGGGCGTGATGGCGGGCGACTTGAACATCACCCCGTGGGCACGCGGCTTGTTCGCGGTAGAAGCGCACATGCGCCGCGCCAACAGCGTTGCGCCCAGTTGGCCCAAAGCGTGGGGTTGGTTGTCGGTGTTGCCGCTGGACCATGTGTTGGCGTCGCCGGGCTGGCAGGTGGCGGGCTCGCGCATCGGGCCTGATCTGGGGTCTGACCACCGGCCCGTGGTGGTGCGGCTGGCGGTGGTGCCTTAG